Proteins encoded by one window of Corallococcus exiguus:
- a CDS encoding serine/threonine protein kinase yields MSSGADSRLAGGTVLFSHAGTAYEFFQELGMGRNGERVLFARPRTPSGYKGKVLVKCVPLPEGAVPEKFQRARARLEEEVRLAQFLQHPNIARIHGLFEMKFGEARGLGAVTECVEGFSLNTLLTIAQLRGRYFSEAFVLYLGAEVAAALAHAHTRTDDAGNSLGIVNRDINPGCIRLRPGGGVVLTDFGVACSRLQGRLATTLPRPPGEVIYASPEALVGAVTDARSDLFSLGLVLLEFATGRHLYYPGNLKVEDESSRLSREQSQRVLAALATTMDMHLPPFVEDAVHRAMVFSGKDVKEAAFGLSTSLRSVFLRLLCREPSSRYPTAAALELELRGQLARLGPYSAADAVKEVETALFEGGEAMEELSLLEDEGGIVPAFPSRSQDAIRTEPWPLRSEDETTTEPGPGALRLSRH; encoded by the coding sequence ATGTCCAGTGGTGCTGACTCCCGGCTCGCCGGGGGCACGGTCCTCTTTTCCCACGCGGGAACCGCCTACGAGTTCTTCCAGGAGCTGGGCATGGGCCGCAATGGCGAGCGCGTCCTGTTCGCCCGGCCCCGGACGCCCTCCGGATACAAGGGGAAGGTCCTCGTGAAGTGCGTGCCCCTGCCGGAAGGGGCAGTGCCAGAGAAGTTCCAGCGGGCGCGTGCGCGGCTGGAAGAGGAGGTGCGGCTGGCGCAATTCCTCCAGCACCCCAACATCGCCCGCATCCATGGCCTCTTCGAGATGAAGTTTGGAGAGGCGCGGGGCCTGGGCGCAGTCACGGAGTGCGTGGAAGGCTTCAGCCTGAACACCCTCCTCACCATCGCCCAGCTGCGTGGGCGCTACTTCTCCGAGGCCTTCGTCCTCTACCTGGGCGCGGAGGTGGCGGCGGCCCTCGCGCATGCGCACACCCGCACGGACGACGCGGGCAACTCGCTGGGCATCGTCAACCGTGACATCAATCCCGGCTGCATCCGCCTGCGGCCTGGCGGGGGCGTGGTGCTGACGGACTTCGGCGTCGCTTGCTCCAGGCTGCAAGGGCGCCTCGCCACGACGCTGCCTCGCCCTCCAGGAGAAGTCATCTACGCTTCACCCGAAGCGCTGGTGGGGGCGGTGACGGATGCGAGAAGCGACCTCTTCTCCCTGGGGCTGGTGCTGCTGGAGTTCGCCACGGGACGACACCTCTACTACCCGGGGAATCTCAAGGTGGAGGACGAGTCTTCTCGGCTCTCGCGGGAGCAGAGCCAACGCGTGCTCGCGGCTCTGGCCACGACGATGGACATGCACCTGCCGCCCTTCGTGGAGGACGCCGTCCACCGCGCCATGGTGTTCAGCGGGAAGGACGTGAAGGAGGCCGCGTTCGGGCTGTCCACCTCGCTGCGCTCCGTCTTCCTCCGGCTGCTGTGCCGGGAGCCCTCGTCTCGCTATCCGACAGCGGCGGCGCTGGAGCTGGAGTTGCGCGGGCAGCTCGCGCGGCTGGGGCCGTACAGCGCGGCGGATGCGGTGAAGGAAGTAGAGACCGCCCTCTTTGAAGGCGGCGAGGCCATGGAGGAGCTGAGTCTGCTGGAGGACGAGGGCGGCATCGTCCCGGCCTTTCCGTCGCGGAGTCAGGACGCCATCCGCACGGAGCCCTGGCCCCTGCGCAGCGAGGATGAGACGACGACAGAGCCGGGACCGGGCGCCTTGCGCCTGTCACGGCATTAA
- a CDS encoding restriction endonuclease fold toxin 5 domain-containing protein: MAGAVGGSLSHPDARENAWEKLLTDAGLDARDERPVGGVLTPAQAARLMDVLLGKPVTLSTFPPRMAAAFILREVMAGGEVTRQELLRRVERFSREQIAVLRPDGYLAWTLTGRTQQKVASVEWKDGAFRAHGFELGRFYSGKGGVFRSVDTRLQASDWRPLAEVYDDADVISRTLDGAEDAFVELYHALGQLLTRPVDSIAGLSNLPAGVAALIAASPMYWERFQSMTRGEQIREVSRLTTGLLITGGAASATTRTLKGIALGAEVSVPVLSLSAEGALALEHVAVPAGRAAAALSGGPGAAIILQRTNTTGNSAAPSKGPGQWAPANESMSPRARGYQEQITGHTADEAYWVGGTSTKAGGVKFDGFRNGVLLDAKGPGYAAFFEDNLAPKEWFRLSGKARELVTQGQRQVDIVRGMGIRIEWHVAEKHAADSIRKLLERNSVTEIVVIPTSVRPLNL, translated from the coding sequence ATGGCTGGGGCCGTGGGCGGCAGCCTCTCTCACCCTGACGCGAGGGAAAACGCCTGGGAGAAGCTACTGACGGACGCGGGGCTGGATGCGCGGGACGAACGCCCCGTAGGAGGCGTGCTGACGCCCGCGCAAGCCGCGCGTCTGATGGATGTGTTGTTGGGCAAGCCCGTCACGTTGAGCACCTTCCCGCCTCGGATGGCCGCAGCCTTCATCCTGCGCGAGGTGATGGCGGGGGGCGAAGTCACGCGGCAGGAACTGCTGCGGCGGGTGGAGCGCTTCTCCCGGGAGCAGATCGCGGTGCTGCGCCCGGACGGCTATCTGGCATGGACCCTCACTGGGCGCACGCAACAGAAGGTGGCGTCAGTCGAGTGGAAGGACGGTGCCTTCCGTGCGCATGGCTTCGAGCTGGGCCGCTTCTACAGCGGCAAGGGCGGCGTCTTCCGCTCCGTGGACACGCGGCTCCAGGCCTCGGATTGGCGGCCCCTGGCCGAGGTGTACGACGACGCGGACGTCATCAGCCGCACCCTGGATGGAGCGGAAGATGCGTTCGTGGAGCTGTACCACGCGCTGGGCCAGTTGCTTACGCGCCCCGTGGACAGCATCGCGGGGCTAAGCAACCTGCCAGCAGGCGTGGCTGCGCTCATCGCGGCCTCACCCATGTACTGGGAGCGCTTCCAGTCCATGACCCGTGGCGAGCAGATCCGCGAGGTGTCGCGGCTGACGACGGGCTTGCTCATCACCGGAGGCGCGGCTTCGGCTACGACACGAACGCTGAAGGGGATTGCGCTGGGCGCGGAGGTCTCGGTGCCGGTGCTCTCGCTGTCGGCGGAGGGCGCGCTGGCGTTGGAGCACGTCGCGGTGCCAGCGGGTCGCGCGGCGGCTGCGCTGAGTGGTGGGCCCGGAGCTGCCATCATCCTCCAGCGCACGAATACGACTGGCAACAGCGCGGCTCCGTCCAAGGGCCCCGGACAGTGGGCGCCCGCCAACGAGTCGATGTCTCCTCGTGCCCGGGGCTACCAGGAGCAGATCACCGGGCACACTGCGGATGAGGCGTATTGGGTCGGTGGTACGAGCACGAAGGCTGGAGGCGTCAAGTTCGATGGATTCAGGAACGGCGTGTTACTGGACGCCAAGGGGCCCGGCTACGCTGCGTTCTTCGAGGACAATCTCGCTCCCAAGGAGTGGTTCAGGCTTTCGGGCAAGGCCCGGGAACTCGTGACTCAAGGCCAGCGACAGGTCGACATCGTCCGTGGAATGGGCATTCGTATTGAATGGCACGTAGCCGAGAAGCATGCGGCAGACTCCATTCGGAAGTTGCTAGAGCGCAACAGCGTCACGGAGATCGTCGTCATCCCCACCTCAGTGCGCCCGTTGAACCTTTGA
- a CDS encoding serine/threonine protein kinase produces the protein MLTVIHHPAQLPPGYMIHGWRVVKLLGAGTYGAVYRVEMNGHPFAMKIAMHRPGSGDAEQADARLKRELGCLVHLTHPNIVEVHGHGRFPDFRTGWLYVVLDFIEGHTLAEWVERMHPTAQEVVRVFEKLAGAMDYMHGRGVFHRDLKLANIMVRAKDGEPAILDFSAGDYTHAEDLTDAPLPPGTRRYRSPEAARFFKEHGDEKGARYEFKVTDDVYALGVCLYDVLTTAEPASGSPKAAVEGRWVPRSARELNARVPAGLSDVAMRFIAREPEQRPPTAEVMRRELAALVGEVGPEWTVPVHVPSLRPPAAPASNTDEETPPALRVRRARVVDAGVALLVVAAVAGAFMWLRPASHPVSSEDVERPPAPTSPGDAGVASLIPAPMSLQDAGPSPDAGDMLAASSPGVALPPLAPVRKESSAVKRAPIVASPSKKDSTSSSRAEFLAKCAAASAAVALQLGCPSSSQVRPESGACPEEARNAMHTWDKPDGLHLNKGDAVLVTIDKSQPGEPGDEGVFRDGPVTGVVWKGTKYLPTGTVFSGRLWTGDGTFVLARYTEAHLPDGRTLPVCFAIGDEGPKGAWKGSKPGAVLYNRVANAYAVDRWP, from the coding sequence ATGTTGACGGTCATTCACCACCCCGCGCAGCTCCCGCCCGGGTACATGATTCACGGCTGGCGCGTGGTGAAGCTGCTGGGCGCGGGCACCTATGGTGCTGTCTACCGCGTGGAGATGAACGGCCACCCCTTCGCGATGAAGATCGCGATGCACCGGCCGGGGAGCGGCGACGCGGAGCAGGCGGACGCACGGTTGAAGCGTGAGCTGGGCTGCCTCGTTCACCTGACGCACCCGAACATCGTCGAGGTGCACGGCCATGGCCGCTTCCCCGACTTCCGCACCGGGTGGCTTTACGTCGTCCTGGACTTCATAGAGGGCCACACCTTGGCCGAGTGGGTGGAGCGAATGCACCCCACGGCCCAGGAGGTGGTCCGCGTCTTCGAGAAGCTCGCGGGCGCCATGGACTACATGCACGGGCGCGGCGTCTTCCACCGTGACTTGAAGCTCGCCAACATCATGGTGCGCGCCAAGGACGGCGAGCCCGCCATCCTCGACTTCAGCGCAGGCGACTACACGCACGCCGAGGACTTGACGGATGCGCCCTTGCCGCCCGGCACCCGCCGCTATCGCTCGCCCGAGGCTGCGCGCTTCTTCAAGGAGCATGGAGACGAGAAGGGGGCGCGCTACGAGTTCAAGGTGACGGATGACGTCTACGCGCTGGGTGTCTGTCTCTATGACGTGCTGACAACGGCGGAGCCCGCGAGCGGTTCCCCCAAGGCGGCCGTGGAGGGACGTTGGGTGCCCAGGTCCGCCCGGGAGTTGAACGCGCGGGTGCCGGCGGGACTCAGTGACGTGGCGATGCGCTTCATCGCGCGAGAGCCCGAGCAGCGCCCCCCCACGGCGGAGGTGATGCGCCGCGAGCTGGCGGCACTGGTGGGGGAGGTGGGGCCGGAATGGACTGTGCCCGTCCATGTCCCTTCACTGCGGCCACCCGCTGCTCCCGCCTCCAACACGGATGAGGAAACGCCCCCCGCCCTTCGTGTACGGCGGGCCCGCGTCGTGGATGCCGGAGTGGCCCTCCTCGTCGTGGCGGCCGTGGCGGGGGCCTTCATGTGGCTGCGCCCCGCGTCGCATCCTGTCTCCAGTGAGGACGTTGAGCGTCCACCCGCGCCCACTTCGCCTGGGGATGCGGGAGTCGCCTCCCTCATTCCAGCGCCCATGTCCCTCCAGGATGCGGGCCCCTCACCTGACGCGGGCGACATGCTGGCCGCGTCGTCCCCTGGGGTAGCTTTGCCCCCTCTTGCTCCTGTCCGGAAGGAAAGCTCCGCCGTGAAGCGTGCTCCCATCGTCGCAAGCCCGTCCAAGAAGGACTCCACCTCCAGCTCCAGGGCGGAGTTCCTCGCGAAGTGTGCTGCGGCGAGCGCCGCCGTCGCGTTGCAACTTGGCTGCCCCAGCAGTTCCCAGGTGCGTCCTGAATCAGGGGCGTGCCCCGAGGAAGCGCGCAACGCCATGCATACGTGGGACAAGCCCGACGGGCTCCATTTGAACAAGGGCGATGCAGTGCTGGTCACCATCGACAAGAGCCAGCCGGGCGAGCCTGGTGATGAGGGGGTCTTCAGGGATGGCCCCGTGACAGGGGTTGTCTGGAAGGGCACGAAGTACCTCCCCACGGGAACAGTGTTCTCCGGCAGGTTATGGACGGGAGACGGGACGTTCGTGCTGGCCCGCTACACCGAAGCGCACCTCCCGGATGGACGCACGCTGCCGGTGTGCTTTGCCATTGGGGACGAGGGCCCCAAGGGCGCTTGGAAGGGCTCCAAGCCGGGGGCAGTTCTCTACAATCGTGTCGCGAATGCCTATGCCGTGGACCGCTGGCCCTGA